The Henckelia pumila isolate YLH828 unplaced genomic scaffold, ASM3356847v2 CTG_461:::fragment_3, whole genome shotgun sequence genome window below encodes:
- the LOC140871767 gene encoding RNA polymerase sigma factor sigA has product MATAAVIGLSTGKRLLTTYSYYHSDLPDKLTFIGSDQISSNKNPINTKKSPIFISSGRPPSQPSVRALKEHLETASDPSTLEPSLFYEETSDDPPEYLVDAILLLQKSMLEKQWNLTAETTTTQTAQPKEIKQPHRKKMQFICSGTSARRRRIDSRSKALGQKCHTSRKTFSSTVSPDLLKNRLKGYGKGSVLNDDLLTHQEVVLLSKKIKVGLFLEEHKCRLTERLGCEPSTEQLASSLKISRALLQSKLIESSLAREKLAMSNIRLVMSIAQRYDNMGAEMADLVQGGLIGLLRGIEKFDSSKGFKISTYVYWWIRQGVSRTLVENSRTLRLPTHLHERLSLIRNAKAKLEEKGIAPSVDRIAETLQISQKKVRNATEANSKVFSLDREAFPSLNGIPGETLHSFIADNHVENNPWFGVDEWALKDEVDKLISSTLRERERDIIRLYYGLDDECLTWEDISKRIGLSRERVRQVGLVALEKLKHAARKRRLDAMLVKH; this is encoded by the exons ATGGCCACTGCTGCTGTTATTGGACTCAGCACTGGTAAAAGGCTCCTCACTACTTACAGTTACTACCACTCTGATCTTCCTGATAAGTTAACTTTTATCGGGTCCGATCAGATTAGTTCGAATAAGAATCCCATCAACACCAAAAAGTCGCCCATTTTCATTTCTAGTGGACGACCACCCTCTCAGCCTTCTGTCCGAGCGCTTAAGGAGCATTTGGAGACTGCGTCAGATCCTTCTACACTAGAACCAAGCCTATTTTACGAGGAAACCTCCGATGATCCTCCTGAGTATTTAGTGGACGCCATTCTCTTATTGCAAAAGTCTATGCTTGAAAAGCAGTGGAATCTTACAGCGGAGACAACAACTACACAAACTGCTCAACCGAAAGAAATCAAACAACCCCACCGCAAGAAAATGCAGTTCATTTGTTCTGGGACATCTGCCAGACGCCGCAGAATAGACTCCAGGAGCAAAGCTTTAGGCCAGAAATGTCATACTAGTAGAAAGACGTTTAGTTCCACTGTCAGTCCAGACCTGCTTAAGAATCGCTTGAAAGGATATGGAAAGGGTAGTGTTTTGAATGATGACTTGCTCACTCATCAAGAAGTTGTTCTACTATCGAAAAAAATCAAAGTGGGTCTTTTTCTAGAAGAGCACAAATGCAG ATTGACAGAAAGATTGGGGTGTGAACCTTCAACCGAGCAACTAGCAAGTTCATTAAAGATTAGTCGTGCTCTTTTACAGTCGAAATTGATTGAGAGTTCATTGGCAAGAGAGAAGCTAGCAATGAGCAATATACGTCTTGTCATGTCTATTGCTCAAAGATATGATAATATGGGAGCTGAAATGGCTGACCTTGTTCAG GGTGGTTTGATTGGACTTCTCCGGGGGATTGAAAAATTTGACTCTTCTAAGGGATTTAAGATCTCAACTTATGTTTATTGGTGGATTCGACAG GGTGTTTCAAGAACTTTAGTTGAGAACTCGAGAACGCTGAGATTGCCCACACATTTACACGAAAGACTGAGTTTAATTCGAAATGCAAAAGCCAAACTCGAAGAGAAAGGAATTGCTCCATCAGTAGAT AGAATTGCTGAAACTCTTCAAATATCTCAGAAAAAAGTCAGAAATGCCACTGAG GCGAACAGCAAGGTTTTCTCTCTTGACAGGGAAGCGTTCCCATCGTTAAACGGTATTCCTGGTGAAACTCTTCATAGT TTCATTGCAGATAATCATGTTGAGAATAACCCATGGTTCGGAGTTGATGAATGGGCTCTTAAG GATGAAGTAGATAAACTCATATCCTCGACGCTAAGGGAGCGTGAGAGAGATATCATTAGGCTCTACTATGGCCTAGACGATGAATGTCTCACTTGGGAAGATATTAGCAAACG GATAGGGTTGTCGAGGGAGAGAGTGAGGCAAGTGGGGCTTGTTGCACTCGAGAAACTAAAACATGCTGCTAGAAAGAGGAGATTAGATGCCATGTTAGTAAAACATTGA